A genomic stretch from Marinobacter fonticola includes:
- the dnaB gene encoding replicative DNA helicase has product MANPIVKQAISDTDTSRIKVPPHSLEAEQAVLGGLMLDNSKWDSVSEIITASDFYRQDHRLIFAAIERLAGEGEPLDVVTLSEFLERAGDMEDAGGLQYLAEMAEKTPGASNIKAYASIVRERSVLRKLIEVSGNIADSAFNPKGRTSDDLLDEAERNVFQIAESRTKEGSGPQSINPILTKALGRIEELFESGDSITGTTTGFKDLDDWTSGMQPSDLIIIAGRPSMGKTTFAMNVVENALIGSGKPALVFSMEMPADSIVMRMLSSLGRIDQTRMRSGRLEEDDWPRLTSAVSLLKDKPLYIDDTPGLSPTEMRSRARRVARENNGQIGLIMVDYLQLMRVPGNTEGRTSEISEISRSLKSLAKELSCPVVALSQLNRSLEQRPNKRPVNSDLRESGAIEQDADLIIFIYRDEVYNEDSPDKGIAEIIIGKQRNGPIGTVRLAFLGKFTKFEDLAHGDYGGDY; this is encoded by the coding sequence ATGGCAAATCCCATCGTTAAGCAAGCCATTTCCGACACCGATACCTCGCGTATCAAGGTGCCCCCTCATTCGCTGGAAGCCGAGCAAGCGGTCCTGGGCGGCTTGATGCTCGACAACAGCAAATGGGATTCCGTTTCCGAAATCATCACGGCCAGTGACTTCTACCGCCAGGACCATCGCCTGATCTTTGCTGCCATCGAGCGACTCGCCGGCGAAGGCGAGCCGTTGGACGTGGTGACTCTGAGTGAATTCCTGGAGCGTGCCGGGGATATGGAAGATGCCGGCGGGCTTCAGTATCTAGCTGAAATGGCCGAGAAAACGCCTGGCGCTTCGAACATTAAGGCCTATGCCTCCATCGTGCGCGAACGCTCGGTACTGCGGAAATTGATCGAGGTGTCCGGCAACATCGCCGACTCCGCGTTCAATCCCAAAGGGCGCACCAGCGATGATCTGCTGGACGAGGCCGAGCGAAATGTTTTCCAGATCGCCGAGTCCCGCACCAAAGAAGGGTCTGGCCCGCAATCGATCAATCCGATTCTGACCAAGGCGCTGGGGCGGATCGAAGAGCTGTTTGAATCCGGTGACTCCATCACCGGGACCACGACGGGCTTCAAGGACCTGGACGATTGGACCTCGGGGATGCAGCCGTCGGATCTGATCATCATCGCCGGTCGCCCCTCGATGGGTAAGACGACGTTTGCTATGAACGTGGTGGAAAATGCCCTTATCGGCAGCGGGAAGCCGGCTCTGGTATTCAGTATGGAGATGCCTGCCGACTCCATCGTTATGCGGATGCTGTCCTCCCTGGGGCGCATCGACCAGACGCGGATGCGTAGCGGTCGGTTGGAAGAAGACGATTGGCCGCGCCTGACGTCGGCGGTCAGCCTGCTCAAGGACAAGCCGCTTTATATCGACGATACCCCTGGCTTGAGCCCCACGGAGATGCGTTCCCGTGCGCGCCGTGTGGCGCGGGAAAACAACGGCCAGATCGGCTTGATCATGGTCGATTATCTTCAGCTTATGCGGGTGCCGGGCAATACCGAGGGCCGGACCTCGGAAATCTCCGAAATTTCCCGCTCACTCAAGTCTCTGGCGAAAGAGTTGAGCTGTCCGGTAGTTGCCCTTTCCCAGCTCAACCGCAGCCTCGAGCAACGTCCCAACAAGCGGCCGGTCAACTCGGACCTGCGGGAGTCCGGTGCGATCGAGCAGGACGCCGACCTCATCATCTTCATCTACCGTGACGAGGTCTATAATGAGGATAGTCCTGACAAGGGGATTGCTGAAATCATTATAGGCAAGCAGCGGAACGGGCCTATTGGCACGGTCCGCTTGGCCTTTCTCGGCAAGTTCACCAAGTTTGAGGATCTGGCTCACGGCGATTACGGTGGTGATTATTGA
- the alr gene encoding alanine racemase: MGRQTRAYVDLEALRYNFRLAQRHAGEAAAMAVVKADGYGHGLEAVARALDSEATRFAVASLEEAERLRSAGIEQPIVLLQGFHDPDDIRTCVSLALEPVVHSEHQLVAIEQASLGGSLAVWLKINTGMNRLGFPPADADAVIARARLIEGVNLLGLMTHYACADDRDETMTAHQNGLFSALARRYPDLMFSASNSAGHFRESSPRFDWTRPGIMLYGATPMIAESAAELGLRAVMTLEARLTAIRTLQPGDAVGYGSTWRAEQPTPMGIVSIGYGDGYPRHAPTGTPIWIDGVRITTLGRVSMDMLAVNLTAAPHARPGDKVELWGANVPVDEVARHAGTIGYELLTGVTARVPRVYSE, translated from the coding sequence ATGGGGCGGCAGACCCGAGCCTATGTTGACCTTGAGGCTTTGCGTTACAACTTCCGTTTGGCACAGCGCCACGCTGGAGAAGCCGCAGCGATGGCGGTGGTTAAAGCGGACGGCTACGGCCACGGTCTTGAGGCGGTGGCCCGGGCGCTCGACAGCGAAGCAACGCGTTTTGCCGTTGCCAGCCTGGAGGAGGCCGAGCGCCTGCGTAGCGCCGGTATTGAGCAGCCCATCGTGCTACTCCAGGGGTTCCACGATCCGGATGATATCCGCACGTGCGTCAGCCTGGCTCTGGAGCCGGTAGTTCATAGCGAACACCAACTCGTGGCGATTGAGCAGGCGTCGCTAGGTGGTTCGCTTGCGGTCTGGCTGAAAATCAACACTGGCATGAACCGTTTGGGCTTTCCGCCCGCGGACGCCGACGCCGTGATCGCCAGAGCGCGCCTCATCGAGGGTGTGAACCTGCTGGGGTTGATGACCCACTACGCCTGTGCCGATGATCGTGACGAAACGATGACTGCGCATCAGAACGGGCTTTTTTCAGCGCTGGCCCGGCGCTATCCGGACTTGATGTTCAGTGCTTCCAATTCTGCCGGCCACTTCCGCGAATCCTCGCCGCGTTTCGACTGGACCCGGCCGGGCATCATGCTCTACGGGGCCACGCCCATGATTGCCGAATCCGCTGCCGAGCTAGGGCTGCGGGCCGTTATGACCTTGGAAGCCCGGCTCACCGCAATCCGCACGCTCCAGCCAGGCGACGCTGTCGGCTATGGCTCAACCTGGCGTGCCGAGCAACCAACGCCGATGGGTATCGTGAGCATTGGCTATGGCGACGGCTATCCTCGCCACGCTCCCACCGGTACACCAATCTGGATCGATGGGGTACGGATAACAACTTTGGGCCGGGTATCCATGGATATGTTGGCGGTCAATCTAACGGCCGCGCCCCATGCGCGGCCCGGTGATAAGGTCGAGCTTTGGGGTGCCAATGTCCCGGTCGATGAAGTGGCCCGGCACGCGGGCACGATTGGCTACGAGCTGCTCACCGGGGTGACGGCGCGGGTGCCGCGAGTATATTCGGAATAG
- a CDS encoding sugar nucleotide-binding protein, translating to MNVLVVHDYGPLGRLVLESLRETSLPIRPLLISKPDGVDISALEDWIPEDTDLIVNTFWHNDPEQAERDPEAIRQWTFSIPMALAEYARGRDMALLQLSTCYVFDGRKQSAYITSNPGQPFSQLGNWQWESEQALRTVLPRHMILRTGWSLDRFIRKISESTKGATQLELSSRHRGQPVAMKDLARVIRALVMQIDCGAEVWGTYQYAGAEEISQYELGQAIVNALPALEDVHVVDGVPAWARLEPENTTLGCIKIRNTFGVKQLPWRNRLKEESQLAAHPTEVASPDRKVTT from the coding sequence GTGAATGTTCTTGTTGTACATGATTACGGTCCCTTGGGCCGCTTGGTCCTGGAGAGCCTAAGAGAGACGTCTTTGCCTATCCGTCCTTTGCTGATTAGCAAACCGGATGGCGTGGACATTTCTGCGCTGGAAGACTGGATTCCCGAAGATACCGATCTGATCGTCAATACGTTCTGGCACAACGATCCGGAACAGGCAGAGCGGGATCCGGAAGCCATCCGCCAATGGACCTTCTCTATCCCCATGGCGTTAGCCGAGTATGCCCGCGGCAGGGATATGGCTTTACTCCAACTCTCCACGTGCTATGTCTTCGATGGGCGCAAGCAGAGCGCTTACATCACCTCTAACCCCGGTCAGCCATTCAGCCAGCTTGGGAATTGGCAGTGGGAATCCGAGCAGGCGTTGCGCACGGTACTACCGCGTCACATGATTCTGCGCACCGGCTGGAGTCTGGATCGCTTTATCCGCAAGATTTCCGAGTCGACTAAGGGGGCAACGCAACTGGAGCTGTCGAGCCGCCATCGTGGCCAACCGGTGGCCATGAAGGATCTGGCCCGGGTGATTCGTGCGTTGGTGATGCAAATCGATTGCGGTGCGGAAGTGTGGGGTACCTATCAATACGCCGGCGCCGAAGAGATCAGCCAGTACGAACTCGGGCAAGCTATCGTAAATGCGCTGCCAGCCTTGGAGGATGTCCACGTCGTCGACGGCGTGCCGGCATGGGCGCGTCTGGAACCGGAGAATACCACGCTAGGCTGTATCAAGATCCGCAACACGTTCGGCGTTAAGCAGTTGCCCTGGCGTAATCGCCTAAAAGAAGAGTCCCAACTGGCGGCTCACCCTACCGAAGTCGCTTCGCCGGACCGCAAGGTTACGACCTGA
- the fabB gene encoding beta-ketoacyl-ACP synthase I has product MRRVVITGMGIVSCLGNNIDEVNDSLKAGRSGIRFNETYRDKGFRSQVSGSVDVDTSAIDRKSRRFMGQSAMYSYLAMQEAITSAKLDDSLVSNDRTGLIAGSGGASCASQVEAVDIMRERGVKRIGPYMVPRIMTSTVSACLATSFKIRGVNYSMSSACATSAHCIGHAMEQIQAGKQDIVFAGGGEEEDWTLTMLFDAMGALSTKYNDKPETASRPFDSGRDGFVIAGGGGMLVVEEMEHAIKRGAPIIAELVGYGATSDGHDMVAPSGEGAQRCMNQSLSTVEGKIDYINAHGTSTPVGDVAEMKAVRNVFGEHIPAISSTKSLSGHSLGAAGVHEAIYSLLMLKGGYISGTANYHSPDAEIAHMPIVGPEAKSAHLDRVMSNSFGFGGTNASLVFQRAEG; this is encoded by the coding sequence ATGAGACGTGTGGTGATTACCGGTATGGGTATTGTTTCTTGCCTCGGTAACAACATCGATGAAGTCAACGACAGCCTGAAAGCGGGCCGTTCAGGTATTCGCTTCAACGAAACTTATCGGGACAAGGGCTTTCGCAGCCAGGTCTCGGGGTCGGTGGACGTGGATACATCCGCCATCGATCGCAAGTCGCGGCGCTTCATGGGCCAATCTGCGATGTACAGCTACCTGGCCATGCAGGAAGCGATTACTTCGGCCAAGCTCGACGACAGCCTGGTATCCAATGACCGTACCGGCCTGATTGCAGGCTCCGGCGGCGCCTCTTGCGCCAGCCAGGTGGAAGCCGTGGACATTATGCGCGAGCGTGGCGTCAAGCGTATTGGCCCCTACATGGTGCCACGGATTATGACCAGCACGGTGTCCGCCTGTCTGGCCACCTCTTTCAAGATCCGCGGCGTGAACTATTCCATGTCATCCGCGTGCGCCACCAGCGCTCACTGCATCGGCCATGCCATGGAGCAAATCCAGGCTGGCAAGCAGGACATCGTCTTTGCCGGCGGCGGAGAGGAAGAGGACTGGACGCTAACCATGCTGTTCGATGCCATGGGGGCGCTCTCGACCAAGTACAACGACAAGCCCGAAACCGCGTCTCGACCCTTCGATAGCGGCCGTGATGGTTTCGTGATTGCCGGCGGTGGCGGTATGTTGGTGGTCGAAGAGATGGAACACGCCATCAAGCGCGGCGCGCCGATTATCGCCGAACTGGTGGGCTATGGCGCTACCAGCGACGGTCATGACATGGTGGCCCCGTCCGGCGAGGGTGCTCAACGTTGCATGAATCAATCGCTGTCCACCGTTGAAGGCAAGATCGACTACATCAACGCCCATGGCACCAGTACACCGGTTGGCGATGTGGCGGAAATGAAGGCCGTGCGCAACGTGTTCGGTGAGCACATCCCGGCCATTTCTTCCACCAAGTCCCTGTCTGGCCACTCCCTGGGCGCAGCGGGCGTCCATGAGGCCATATACTCGCTGCTAATGCTGAAAGGCGGCTACATCAGCGGAACCGCCAATTACCATTCCCCGGATGCGGAAATTGCACATATGCCGATTGTCGGACCAGAGGCGAAATCAGCCCATCTGGACCGGGTAATGTCCAATAGCTTCGGTTTTGGAGGCACCAACGCGTCACTGGTATTCCAGCGCGCTGAGGGCTAA
- a CDS encoding fructosamine kinase family protein produces the protein MMTDRVLQDLLAQAGLPDVAGGEGSAGGSVGQTSRITLADGGEVFFKRQRHAPDNFFGAEAQGLQALASTGAIRVPEVLAVSDAGLLLEWLSGSPAGDYAERLGEQLATLHAHTSDAFGFDGDNFCGLTPQPNPRMDDGFAFFAQARLGHQAQLAQRRGLLKSADIKRIEVISARLSDWIPRQPASLIHGDLWSGNIHCGPAGEPAIIDPAAHYGWAEADLAMTTLFGRQSPAFYQAYAEASGLDPDWEERIPLYNLYHLLNHLNLFGGGYLSSVRAVLDRFA, from the coding sequence ATGATGACGGATCGGGTGTTGCAGGACTTGTTGGCCCAGGCCGGTCTTCCGGACGTCGCCGGCGGCGAGGGTTCGGCGGGCGGGAGCGTCGGTCAGACATCGCGGATAACGCTGGCGGACGGGGGGGAGGTGTTCTTCAAACGCCAGCGCCATGCGCCGGATAATTTTTTCGGTGCCGAGGCTCAAGGCTTACAGGCTCTGGCAAGCACCGGCGCGATTCGTGTGCCCGAAGTGCTGGCTGTCAGCGATGCAGGTCTGCTTCTGGAATGGCTCTCCGGCTCACCAGCGGGCGATTACGCCGAGCGTCTCGGCGAGCAGTTGGCCACGCTTCACGCGCACACGTCGGATGCTTTCGGTTTCGATGGGGATAACTTCTGTGGCCTGACGCCCCAGCCGAATCCACGGATGGACGATGGTTTTGCCTTCTTTGCGCAAGCGCGCTTAGGACATCAGGCGCAACTTGCGCAGCGGCGTGGTCTGCTGAAATCGGCCGACATCAAACGTATTGAGGTAATCTCGGCGCGGCTGTCCGACTGGATTCCGCGCCAGCCCGCAAGCCTGATTCACGGCGATCTGTGGAGCGGCAACATCCACTGTGGCCCGGCGGGGGAGCCCGCCATCATCGATCCGGCCGCACACTACGGATGGGCGGAAGCGGACCTGGCGATGACCACGTTGTTCGGGCGGCAGTCCCCGGCCTTTTATCAGGCTTACGCAGAAGCCTCCGGGCTCGATCCGGATTGGGAGGAGAGGATCCCGCTGTACAACCTCTACCACCTGCTCAATCACCTGAATCTGTTTGGCGGCGGTTACCTGTCGTCGGTGCGGGCGGTATTGGACCGATTTGCCTGA
- the lipA gene encoding lipoyl synthase yields the protein MTDGASNRITSGSKYRSEQGFSAIKDGVKRSSKASSTPVSRKPSWLRARMPGGERFDAVRRNVSEHRLSTVCQESHCPNIGECWNNGTATIMVMGSVCTRACKFCAVDTGNPKGWLDTEEPENTAKSVELMGLRYIVLTSVDRDDLDDGGAAHYAACVSAIKARTPQVAVEALTPDFDGVHESIEKVVDSGLDVFAQNVETVERLTHYVRDTRAGYEKTLKVLEHAKKHRPDVLTKTSIMLGLGETDEEILQTMDDLRAVGVDILTLGQYLRPTPNHLPVERYVTPDEFNRYRDIGLEKGFMEVPSGPMVRSSYRADRVFEKNNLGLAMPAVPESSDDNLIPLKAVD from the coding sequence ATGACTGATGGCGCCAGCAACCGCATTACCAGTGGCTCAAAATACCGGAGTGAGCAGGGATTCTCGGCCATCAAGGACGGTGTCAAACGTTCGTCAAAGGCCTCTTCCACGCCGGTCAGCCGCAAACCGAGTTGGCTTCGCGCACGCATGCCCGGTGGCGAGCGCTTCGACGCAGTGCGTCGCAACGTTAGCGAACATCGCTTGAGCACTGTCTGTCAGGAGTCGCACTGCCCCAACATTGGCGAATGCTGGAACAATGGGACGGCGACCATCATGGTCATGGGCTCGGTCTGTACCCGGGCCTGCAAGTTCTGCGCGGTGGACACGGGCAATCCCAAAGGCTGGCTAGATACGGAAGAACCGGAAAACACCGCCAAGTCAGTGGAGTTGATGGGCCTACGCTACATCGTGCTGACGTCAGTGGACCGGGACGATCTGGATGACGGCGGCGCGGCCCACTACGCGGCGTGCGTCAGCGCGATCAAGGCCCGCACACCGCAAGTGGCGGTGGAGGCACTGACTCCGGATTTTGACGGCGTGCATGAGTCTATCGAGAAGGTCGTGGATTCCGGCCTTGACGTTTTTGCTCAGAACGTGGAAACCGTCGAGCGCCTGACTCACTACGTACGGGATACGCGTGCCGGTTACGAGAAAACCCTCAAGGTGCTGGAACACGCCAAGAAGCACCGTCCGGATGTGCTGACCAAGACCAGCATCATGCTTGGCCTGGGCGAGACCGACGAGGAAATCCTGCAAACCATGGATGACCTGCGGGCGGTCGGCGTGGATATCCTGACCCTGGGCCAGTACCTGCGCCCTACCCCAAACCACTTGCCGGTAGAGCGTTACGTCACCCCTGACGAATTCAATCGCTACCGGGACATCGGCCTTGAGAAAGGCTTCATGGAAGTGCCCTCCGGCCCTATGGTGCGCTCGAGTTATCGCGCCGACCGGGTGTTCGAGAAGAACAACCTGGGCCTGGCCATGCCGGCGGTACCTGAGTCGTCCGACGATAACTTGATCCCGCTTAAGGCCGTGGATTAA
- a CDS encoding LysR family transcriptional regulator, with translation MDTELAKTFLVVAETGSFVKAADRLNISQTTVTARIRSLETQLGQALFERGRHGASLTPQGDRFMPSAMSILQVWERARHDVNVSTEHQHVLSVGGELSLWNPLLLNWLVWMRQHCPEIALRTEVGDATGLIGKVERGVLDIAVVYSPMYHPGLVVEMLEEERLIMVTTDPSGATAENEHYVYVDWGPEFSAQHDKTFPSLKRSGIFVGMGPLGLSYILSAGGAGYFRERAIRSLLEEERLYRVPNAPAFPYPSYMVTTQNDETGAVGRGMEGLRTVVRDGMSPWVMPV, from the coding sequence ATGGATACAGAGCTCGCCAAAACATTTCTGGTGGTGGCCGAAACCGGTAGCTTCGTAAAAGCGGCCGATCGGCTCAACATCTCCCAGACCACCGTAACCGCACGCATCCGCTCACTGGAAACTCAACTGGGCCAGGCGCTGTTCGAGCGTGGACGACACGGCGCCTCGCTGACGCCCCAGGGGGATCGTTTTATGCCCTCGGCGATGTCGATCCTGCAGGTCTGGGAGCGAGCCCGGCACGATGTGAATGTCTCCACCGAGCACCAGCATGTCCTCTCGGTAGGCGGCGAGTTGAGTCTGTGGAACCCGCTGCTGCTCAACTGGCTGGTATGGATGCGACAGCACTGTCCGGAGATCGCCCTGCGAACGGAAGTGGGAGACGCCACAGGTCTGATCGGCAAGGTGGAGCGTGGGGTGCTGGATATCGCTGTGGTCTACTCGCCGATGTACCACCCGGGGCTGGTCGTGGAAATGCTGGAGGAGGAGCGGCTGATCATGGTTACCACCGACCCCTCCGGCGCCACAGCGGAGAACGAGCACTATGTCTATGTCGATTGGGGGCCGGAATTCTCTGCCCAGCACGATAAGACCTTCCCCTCGCTCAAGCGCTCGGGCATCTTCGTCGGCATGGGGCCCCTTGGCCTGAGCTACATCCTCTCCGCTGGTGGCGCGGGTTACTTCCGCGAACGGGCCATCCGCAGCCTGCTAGAGGAAGAACGCCTCTACCGCGTACCCAATGCACCTGCATTTCCTTACCCCTCCTACATGGTGACCACCCAAAACGACGAAACAGGCGCGGTCGGTCGCGGCATGGAGGGACTTCGCACGGTCGTTCGGGACGGTATGTCGCCCTGGGTCATGCCGGTGTAG
- a CDS encoding Crp/Fnr family transcriptional regulator — MGKRDDVLVSSASQVLNQPSSSPCLANEIPEAYAWASQESGEGRVRAVRNSLARVLGWGMPDRLSRSRRQRLDEMVALFEHRSYGAEVNLETRNQTWQRIYLMEYGVARLYRKNDEGRVSIHHFFDEGSAIWPVFARTRSERNTLCLTTVTPCTVWEADFRPFRELIKQDGDGAWAHFALALMEELAERSTMREFERQTLSAEERYQIMVRDYPELVERVPDYQLAAWLGVATATYSRLKNGRSRRH; from the coding sequence ATGGGCAAACGCGATGATGTTCTCGTTTCATCTGCCTCGCAGGTTCTGAACCAGCCGTCCTCATCACCTTGTTTAGCCAATGAAATTCCCGAAGCCTATGCCTGGGCCTCCCAGGAATCCGGCGAAGGACGGGTGCGGGCGGTTCGCAACAGCTTGGCTAGGGTGTTGGGTTGGGGAATGCCCGATAGGCTTTCCCGCTCCCGGCGGCAACGCCTCGATGAGATGGTTGCGCTATTCGAACATCGTTCCTACGGCGCCGAAGTCAATCTCGAGACCCGAAACCAGACCTGGCAGCGCATCTACCTGATGGAGTACGGCGTTGCACGGCTTTATCGTAAGAACGACGAAGGCCGAGTCAGCATCCACCATTTCTTCGACGAGGGCAGCGCCATCTGGCCGGTCTTTGCCCGAACGCGCTCCGAGCGCAATACCCTTTGCCTCACCACGGTTACGCCATGCACCGTCTGGGAAGCCGACTTTCGCCCCTTCCGCGAGCTGATCAAGCAGGATGGCGATGGTGCTTGGGCGCATTTTGCTCTTGCACTGATGGAAGAACTGGCCGAGCGATCAACCATGCGCGAGTTCGAACGCCAGACGCTCAGCGCGGAGGAGCGCTACCAGATCATGGTGCGCGACTATCCGGAACTGGTGGAGCGGGTGCCGGATTACCAGCTCGCCGCTTGGCTGGGTGTGGCTACCGCCACGTACTCCCGGCTCAAAAATGGTCGTAGCCGCCGCCACTAG
- a CDS encoding VWA domain-containing protein — translation MSTFRKMFFSLAVTLMAVISTPSQAVILTDIVMVVDESGSMGNVQANLRSNIGKFASILSAGGVNARYGLVGYGRSDVVPRMLTDLTDPSDFATAAESLETSGGIEPAYAASAFALNALDEQDTLFSFRSNAVKNIIVFTDEPSNGDTYSYFDVGTLGGDAASYSAIDRLLTDERALFNAVLSGSSTIASLGGLAEDHGGQVFDLAGLNTTDTAVVEDFVDVFANAKLQETIDYCTANPTAPGCEGNGGGGGIEVPEPGSMALFGIGIVGLILRRRASERNTANG, via the coding sequence ATGTCGACATTCAGAAAGATGTTCTTTTCTTTGGCAGTCACGCTGATGGCTGTTATTTCCACCCCCTCGCAAGCCGTAATTCTGACTGATATCGTCATGGTGGTTGACGAGTCAGGGTCGATGGGGAATGTCCAGGCAAACCTTCGCAGCAATATTGGCAAGTTTGCGTCGATTCTATCTGCAGGAGGTGTGAACGCGCGCTATGGTTTGGTGGGTTATGGGAGAAGCGACGTTGTTCCCAGAATGCTAACAGATCTGACCGACCCTTCGGATTTTGCAACCGCGGCCGAATCTCTTGAAACCAGCGGCGGCATCGAACCGGCATACGCAGCATCGGCATTTGCACTAAATGCTCTCGACGAGCAGGACACGCTGTTCAGCTTTCGCTCCAACGCCGTTAAGAACATCATCGTCTTCACGGATGAGCCCTCTAATGGTGACACCTACAGCTATTTCGATGTGGGCACGCTGGGTGGCGATGCCGCCAGCTACTCGGCGATTGATCGGCTGCTGACAGACGAGAGGGCATTGTTTAACGCGGTACTTTCAGGCAGCTCGACCATCGCGTCGCTGGGCGGACTTGCCGAAGATCATGGCGGACAAGTGTTTGACCTGGCTGGCCTGAACACCACGGACACGGCGGTAGTTGAAGATTTTGTCGATGTTTTTGCTAACGCAAAACTGCAGGAGACCATTGATTATTGCACCGCCAACCCAACGGCTCCGGGGTGCGAAGGCAATGGTGGAGGCGGTGGCATAGAAGTGCCTGAGCCGGGCTCCATGGCGTTGTTCGGCATTGGCATCGTCGGTTTGATACTTCGCCGACGCGCTAGCGAACGCAATACTGCCAACGGCTAG
- a CDS encoding HupE/UreJ family protein, with protein MLSIPFVRRWGSVAGRSCLFLILTALSAGLASSAMAHGVEEGDALFIEQATGAQLLPFVYLGAKHMVTGYDHLLFLVGVIFFLYRMKDVGIYVTLFAVGHSVTLLYGVLSETHVNPYLVDAIIGLSVVYKALDNLGAFRRWFGFQPNTKAAVLIFGFFHGFGLATKLQDFTLSEEGLVANILAFNVGVEIGQLIALGAILIVMNFWRRSDLFIRQAFAANVVLMTTGFMLMGYQITGLAIVS; from the coding sequence ATGTTATCGATACCCTTCGTGCGTCGATGGGGCTCGGTTGCAGGACGATCATGCCTGTTCCTGATCCTGACGGCGTTGTCGGCTGGCCTAGCATCTAGTGCCATGGCCCACGGCGTTGAAGAGGGCGATGCTCTTTTCATTGAGCAAGCTACCGGTGCTCAGCTCTTGCCCTTTGTGTATTTGGGAGCCAAGCACATGGTAACCGGCTACGACCACCTGCTGTTTTTGGTCGGCGTTATCTTTTTTCTCTACCGCATGAAAGACGTGGGGATCTACGTCACGCTGTTTGCAGTCGGACACAGCGTCACATTGCTGTACGGCGTGCTGAGCGAAACGCACGTTAACCCCTACCTAGTAGATGCCATCATCGGCTTATCTGTGGTGTACAAGGCGCTGGATAATCTCGGTGCATTCCGGCGCTGGTTCGGTTTCCAGCCCAATACAAAGGCCGCTGTGCTGATCTTCGGTTTCTTCCATGGCTTTGGCTTGGCGACGAAGCTGCAGGATTTTACGCTCTCGGAAGAAGGTCTGGTTGCCAATATCCTGGCTTTTAACGTGGGTGTGGAAATCGGCCAGCTGATTGCGTTGGGTGCCATCCTGATAGTCATGAACTTCTGGCGCCGAAGCGATCTTTTTATCCGCCAGGCCTTTGCAGCCAACGTCGTGCTGATGACCACCGGCTTCATGCTGATGGGCTATCAGATCACCGGCCTTGCCATCGTTTCCTGA
- a CDS encoding DUF6488 family protein has protein sequence MKKLVFIAVLFFATSFSGHLHAHSNHGAAEPLSKGSVTERTDSVKKQLVDSGKIQTVWSEVDADNVQKKETEAGVLWVVTYENADADPNKLFIFVDELGNVVTANHSGEL, from the coding sequence ATGAAAAAATTAGTATTTATTGCCGTCCTATTCTTTGCTACCTCTTTCAGTGGGCATCTTCACGCTCATTCCAACCACGGTGCTGCCGAACCGCTCTCGAAAGGGTCGGTCACTGAACGTACCGACTCAGTTAAAAAGCAGCTGGTCGATAGCGGCAAAATTCAGACAGTGTGGTCGGAGGTCGATGCCGATAACGTGCAGAAGAAAGAGACCGAAGCAGGTGTTTTATGGGTCGTGACGTATGAAAATGCCGATGCCGATCCGAATAAACTGTTCATTTTTGTGGATGAGCTCGGCAACGTCGTGACAGCAAATCACTCCGGCGAACTATAG